A segment of the Jatrophihabitans endophyticus genome:
CGTTCACCGCGTCGGCGTCGGCGACCTGCTGCAGCCGCCGCGCGATGACCTGCAGCGGCTCGTCGCCCTCGCTGGCCAGCAGCTGGCGGGTGATCTCGTTCTCGGCCTCGAGCCACTCCTGCTTGCGCTGGGACTCCTCGAAGAGCCGGGCGTTCTCGATGGCGACGCCGGCCGTCGCGGCGAGGGAGGCGACGAGGTCCTCGTCGTCCTGCGTGAACGAGCGGCCGTCGTCACGCGTCAGGTACAGGTTGCCGAACACCTCGTCACGCACCCGGATGGGCAGCCCGAGGAACCCGCGCATCGGCGGGTGGTGGTCGGGGAAGCCCACCGAGCGCGCGTCGTCAGCGAGGTCGTCGAGGCGGATCGGGCGCGGGTCGTCGATCAAGGCGCCGAGCAGCCCCTTGCCCTGGGGCAGCTGCCCGATGAGCTCGCGGGTCGCGTCGTCGACGCCGACGGTGACGAACTCGGCGAGGCCGCCGCGTTCGGCGAGGACGCCGAGCGCACCGTAGCGGGCCTCGACGAGGTCGCACGCGGCCTCGACGATGCGCTGCAGCACGGCGGGCAGGGTGAGGTCGCCGATGACGGCGCGGTTCGCCTGCAGCAGGCCGCGCAACCGGTTCTGGGTGTCGAGGACGTCGTGGGCGCGGTCGATGAGCTGGGTGAGCAGCTCGTCGAGCTGCAGGCGCGGCGCGACGTCCGGGCCGGAGCCCGGCGAGATGTCGGGAGGCGGGGGCATCGGCTCAGACACTAGCGATCCACGCCGTGACCGGTGCCGACCCCGCCCGGGTCAGGGCGCATCGCTGAGCATGTCCACGAGCCGCCGGCGCCGCGGCGCCGGGGTCGGCGCCGCGCGGCCCACCCGCAGCAGCACGTGCGGTTGCGTGGCCAGCCGGAGCTCCCGACGCAGCGCGCCCCGGGTCACCGGCACCTCGATCACCTGGGTGAGCGGGCTCGCGACGAAGCCGTGCCGGGTGATCTCGAGCAGGATGCGCTCCAGCGCCTCGCCCGCGCGCAGCCACGCGTCGGTGTCGTCGCTCGACGTGCCGAGCAGCAGCAGGCACTGGTGCAGGTTCGAGCGCGTCTCGGTCGGCAGCGCGCCGGTGCCGTGCGTGTCGAAGTCGCGGATCGGGATCTCGTCGTGCCCACCGGCCACCGCGTGCGGGACGGCCGAGGACGGGACGCCGTCGTCGCGGCGTGGGTCGTCGCTCGTCCACGCCCGGAGCTCCGCCCGGTAGGCCGGGTCGGCGTTCTGCTGCTGGTCGGCCCGCTGCGACAGCACGGCCGTCACCACGCGGTCCTCGGCGCGCACGACCGGATCGAGTTCGGCGTGCTCGGCGGCGGCCGCCGCGACCAGCGACTCGACGAGCTCCTGCGGCACGGGGTCGTCGGCGAACTGCCGACGGTTGGTGCGACGCAGCTCGACCACCGGGTCGAGCGCGGCCAGGGCCTCGGTCTCGGGGTCGCCGGGCGCGGTCTCCCCGTCGACGGTGATGCGGGCGAGCAGCGTGGGGTGCTGCGGGTCGCGTACCCGCTCCACCCCGGCGCGGAAGCCCGCGGCGGCCAGCGACACCCGGGCGTTGAACAACGCGCACCCGCAACTGATGATCAGCTGTCGACCGCTCGGGTCGAGCACCGTCAACCGCCGGGCGGAGTCGGCGTGGACCTCGAGGAAATCGGGACCGAGCACGAAGCGCCAGGGCTGGGTGTTGTGCACCGACGGCGCGAGGGTCGCCCGGACGGCGGCGCGGCGCAGCGCCTGCGACACCGTAGAGGATGCCAGGACCGGCATGGTTCACCTTCGATCTGCTCACGCGGCCGCGCTCGTCGCGACACAACGGGCCTTCGGTCAGCCGGTGGCCCGGCCGGGGGAAGGCTCACCCCAGGCTGCGACCGGCGGCGCCGACCCAGCAGGGGCAAAGGTCCCAGAGCGGCCCCGTGCGTTGGTCACTGGTCGGCACGCACCGGCAGGGGCAGCCTGGGATAGGCCGGACCGCCGTGTCCTCATCCCGCAACCCCCGTACGGAGGCGTCATGACCCAGGTGACCGAGCTGCAGCACGTCGACGGACGGCCGTTGACCGACGACGAGCTCGCCGGCCTCGACGCCTACTGGCGGGCCGCGAACTACCTGTCGGTCGGGCAGATCTACCTGCTGGACAACCCGCTGCTGCGCGAGCCGCTGGCCGAGGAACACGTCAAGCCACGGCTGCTCGGGCACTGGGGCACGACGCCCGGCCTCAACCTGCTCTACGCGCACCTGAACCGCGTCATCCGCGCCCGCGAGCTCGACGCGCTCTTCGTGACCGGCCCCGGCCACGGCGGCCCGGGCCTCGTCGCCAACTCCTACCTCGAGGGCACGTACAGCGAGGTCTACCCCTACATCGGGTCCGACGAGCAGGGCCTGCAGCGGCTGTTCCGGCAGTTCTCCTTCCCCGGCGGCATCCCCAGCCACGTCGCCCCGGAGACCCCGGGGTCGATCCACGAGGGCGGCGAGCTCGGCTACTCCCTCGTCCACGCCTACGGCGCCGCGTTCGACAACCCGGACCTGCTCGTGGTGTGCGTCGTCGGCGACGGCGAGGCCGAGACCGGCCCGCTCGCCGCCAGCTGGCACTCCACCAAGTTCCTCGACCCCGCCCGCGACGGCGCGGTGCTGCCGGTGCTGCACCTCAACGGCTACAAGATCGCCAACCCGACCGTCCTCGCGCGCATCCCCGACGACGAGCTCGGCGCCCTGCTGCGCGGCTACGGCTACCGGCCCTACCTCGTCGCCGGCGACGACCCGGCCGAGGTGCACCAGCTGCTCGCGGCCACCCTCGACCGCGCGACGGACGAGATCGCCGAGATCCAGCGCGCCGCCCGCGAGGGCGGTGACACGACACGGCCGGAGTGGCCGATGATCGTGCTCCGCACGCCGAAGGGCTGGACCGGCCCCAAGGAGGTCGACGGCGTGCCCGTCGAGGGCACCTTCCGCTCCCACCAGGTGCCGCTCGCCGCGACCCGCACGAACCCCGAGCACCGCGCGATGCTCGAGACCTGGCTGCGCAGCTACCGACCCGAGGAGCTCTTCGACGCCGAGGGTGCGCTCCGGCCGGAGCTGCGGGCGCTCGCACCCACCGGCGAGCGGCGCATGAGTGCAACCCCCCACGCGAACGGCGGGCTGCTGCTGCGCGACCTGGAGCTGCCCGACTTCCGTGACTACGCGGTCGACGTCCCCTCCCCGGGTTGCGCGACGAGCGAGGCGATGACCGAGCTCGGGAGGTTCCTGCGCGACGTCGTCGCCGCCAACCCGTCCACGTTCCGGGTGATGGGTCCCGACGAGACCGCGTCCAACCGGCTGGGCGCCGTGCTCGAACAGACCGACCGCACCTGGCTCGGCACGACCCTGCCCGGCGACGAGCACCTCGCCCCGGACGGCCGGGTGATGGAGGTGCTGTCCGAGCACCTGTGCCAGGGCTGGCTCGAGGGCTACCTGCTCACCGGACGCCACGGCGTGTTCAACTGCTACGAGGCGTTCATCCACATCGTCGACTCGATGCTCAACCAGCACGCGAAGTGGTTGAAGGTCACCCGCGACATCCCGTGGCGCCGACCGATCGCGTCGCTGAACTACCTGCTCTCGTCGCACGTGTGGCGCCAGGACCACAACGGGTTCTCGCACCAGGACCCCGGCTTCATCGACCACGTGGTCAACAAGAAGGCCGAGATCGTGCGGGTGTACCTGCCGCCGGACACGAACACGCTGCTCTCCGTCGGCGACCACTGCCTGCGCTCGCGCGACTACGTCAACGTCGTGGTCGCCGGCAAGCAGCCGGCGCTGACCTACCTGACGATGGACGAGGCGATCGCGCACTGCACCCGCGGGCTGGGCATCTGGGAGTGGGCGAGCAACACCGACGGCGAGCCCGACGTCGTGCTCGCCTGCGCCGGCGACATCCCGACGCTCGAGACGCTCGCCGCCGCCGACCTGCTGCGCACCCACCTGCCCGAGCTGAAGGTGCGCGTCGTCAACGTCGTCGACCTGATGCGGCTGCAGCCCGACAGCGAGCACCCGCACGGCCTGTCCGACCGCGAGTTCGACGCCCTGTTCACCAGCGACAAGCCGGTGATCTTCGCCTACCACGGCTACCCGTGGCTCATCCACCGGCTGACCTACCGGCGCACCAACCACGCCAACATCCACGTCCGCGGCTACAAGGAGGAGGGCACGACCACGACACCGTTCGACATGGTCATGCTCAACGACCTCGACCGCTTCCACCTCGTCATCGACACCATCGACCGGACGCCGTCGCTCGGCGTCCGCGCGGCCGGGCTGCGCCAGCGCATGGTCGACGCGCGGTTGGCGGCGCGGCTGTACACGCGCGAGCACGGCGAGGACGATCCCGCGATCGCGGGCTGGACGTGGCCAGGCCGAGCCGGTGGTGCCGCACCCGAGGGCGACCACCCGGAGGGCGACCACCCCGAGGGCGACCACCCGGAGGAGCCGACGGCGCCCGGGGCCCACTGAGCGGGAGGTGCGCATGCACGTCCTCGTCGTCAACGCGGGGTCGTCGAGCCTGAAGCTGCGGCTGCTCGACGACTCCGACGCCGTGGTGGGCACGGCCGACCTCGCCGCGGGCGCCGACGGCTTCGACACCGGCGCCCTGGCCGACGCGATCGCCGGCTGGCCGGTGCCCGACGTCGTCGGGCACCGCGTCGTGCACGGCGGCACGCGGTT
Coding sequences within it:
- a CDS encoding phosphoketolase family protein; this translates as MTQVTELQHVDGRPLTDDELAGLDAYWRAANYLSVGQIYLLDNPLLREPLAEEHVKPRLLGHWGTTPGLNLLYAHLNRVIRARELDALFVTGPGHGGPGLVANSYLEGTYSEVYPYIGSDEQGLQRLFRQFSFPGGIPSHVAPETPGSIHEGGELGYSLVHAYGAAFDNPDLLVVCVVGDGEAETGPLAASWHSTKFLDPARDGAVLPVLHLNGYKIANPTVLARIPDDELGALLRGYGYRPYLVAGDDPAEVHQLLAATLDRATDEIAEIQRAAREGGDTTRPEWPMIVLRTPKGWTGPKEVDGVPVEGTFRSHQVPLAATRTNPEHRAMLETWLRSYRPEELFDAEGALRPELRALAPTGERRMSATPHANGGLLLRDLELPDFRDYAVDVPSPGCATSEAMTELGRFLRDVVAANPSTFRVMGPDETASNRLGAVLEQTDRTWLGTTLPGDEHLAPDGRVMEVLSEHLCQGWLEGYLLTGRHGVFNCYEAFIHIVDSMLNQHAKWLKVTRDIPWRRPIASLNYLLSSHVWRQDHNGFSHQDPGFIDHVVNKKAEIVRVYLPPDTNTLLSVGDHCLRSRDYVNVVVAGKQPALTYLTMDEAIAHCTRGLGIWEWASNTDGEPDVVLACAGDIPTLETLAAADLLRTHLPELKVRVVNVVDLMRLQPDSEHPHGLSDREFDALFTSDKPVIFAYHGYPWLIHRLTYRRTNHANIHVRGYKEEGTTTTPFDMVMLNDLDRFHLVIDTIDRTPSLGVRAAGLRQRMVDARLAARLYTREHGEDDPAIAGWTWPGRAGGAAPEGDHPEGDHPEGDHPEEPTAPGAH
- a CDS encoding Acg family FMN-binding oxidoreductase, whose protein sequence is MPVLASSTVSQALRRAAVRATLAPSVHNTQPWRFVLGPDFLEVHADSARRLTVLDPSGRQLIISCGCALFNARVSLAAAGFRAGVERVRDPQHPTLLARITVDGETAPGDPETEALAALDPVVELRRTNRRQFADDPVPQELVESLVAAAAAEHAELDPVVRAEDRVVTAVLSQRADQQQNADPAYRAELRAWTSDDPRRDDGVPSSAVPHAVAGGHDEIPIRDFDTHGTGALPTETRSNLHQCLLLLGTSSDDTDAWLRAGEALERILLEITRHGFVASPLTQVIEVPVTRGALRRELRLATQPHVLLRVGRAAPTPAPRRRRLVDMLSDAP